A region from the Fundulus heteroclitus isolate FHET01 chromosome 22, MU-UCD_Fhet_4.1, whole genome shotgun sequence genome encodes:
- the LOC105938641 gene encoding Hermansky-Pudlak syndrome 6 protein yields MMRFALEELSDFGDYAGKQKLSDLFTFPSDERSGPRLSDVRVSPDGRHIHVLLREPKVGLMTFDKYERPQLAVNAKKLDVWFRGAVPVVDVFYLDRLHGEDRGTGAVAAVVYENGRAEFWQFAESKPGWHLLQTSDLCNSPRARVVSVCACAGLLVWCEERPASESSAALGSARNHLRYCVCRRDCEVRGGGGVSLGGLSIILHNNPKFTVVRSADRVHLLPDPSAGAQLCSSKLLLTWSPQQDSFTVSTVCKSTPIKTLSAKESDFRRLVSDCLGYLSALEPPDVRGFSPAGCGGLLLLLGSGWLCLLQRDGTLRRLHRLADDDAHASMCACADAVALVAGRTLHVIEASCGRELQKVALKREGWLCAGRAGGRAPHLLSEAGLFALVDRESAAEPLGAGPAEGVRPGALLVEAVFEEACKYYQQRSLSGTQLTVDALKRGGRFQSPLSLASILRSYLDSGWRRSGAHNGEDAYIAGHEKLMSSLEGELRALVSLEELKGSLVRGGVKEAEAACETLVEREVARLLSSSELDRDALLYLNSIFGIFPGQAWRAAQAALQLHPNGEGPLCSRAPPDVWKAALSPSPSAFPFANGQPRHGGGQNCKAKPPGLPEVLPVFELLCRAVFHFQPSWLPRFLELCQQQQGSAALGLNLASSSWGLPGGRGAEGGENGVPLYKRALWVLSSLEPEPERRRELEVELLLVSGRPNAVLQALRTLTERRQWERVTQVARQFCKQSPLLNKEIFTALLCEVARHRELDPHLELLWALCPEDFTVAAVLNLALKEAPPGCAPFADAGGSQLTVGQLRPLLSKVLQREAKPSQRYADILQSPSYPPPALPRRPVPGPDAAAVRTETHGEQTPPAADSGAAADPGGRRLDER; encoded by the coding sequence ATGATGAGGTTTGCCTTGGAGGAGCTGTCGGACTTCGGGGACTACGCCGGGAAGCAGAAGCTGAGTGACTTGTTCACGTTTCCCAGCGACGAGCGCAGCGGACCCAGGCTGTCGGACGTCCGCGTGAGCCCCGATGGACGTCACATCCACGTCCTCCTCCGCGAGCCGAAGGTCGGTCTCATGACTTTTGACAAGTACGAACGACCCCAGCTGGCCGTCAACGCGAAGAAGCTGGACGTGTGGTTCAGGGGGGCTGTCCCCGTCGTGGACGTGTTCTACTTGGACCGTCTTCACGGCGAGGACCGGGGCACGGGCGCCGTCGCCGCGGTCGTCTACGAGAACGGGAGAGCCGAGTTTTGGCAGTTCGCCGAGAGCAAGCCCGGCTGGCACCTCCTGCAGACCTCCGACCTGTGCAACAGCCCCCGGGCCAGAGTGGTGTCGGTGTGCGCCTGCGCCGGCCTCCTGGTGTGGTGCGAGGAGCGGCCCGCGTCAGAGAGCTCCGCCGCGCTGGGCTCTGCCCGGAACCACCTGAGATACTGCGTCTGCAGGCGGGACTGCGAGGTGCGGGGAGGCGGCGGCGTGAGCCTGGGCGGCCTCAGCATCATCCTCCACAACAACCCCAAGTTCACCGTCGTCCGCTCGGCGGACCGCGTGCACCTCCTGCCCGACCCGAGCGCCGGGGCGCAGCTGTGCTCCTCCAAACTCCTGCTCACCTGGTCCCCCCAGCAGGACTCCTTCACCGTCAGCACCGTGTGCAAAAGCACCCCGATAAAGACGCTCTCCGCCAAGGAGTCGGACTTCAGGCGGCTGGTGAGCGACTGTCTCGGGTACCTGTCGGCGCTGGAGCCGCCGGACGTCCGCGGCTTTTCTCCCGCGGGCTGCGGcggcctgctgctgctcctcggCTCCGGCTGGCTGTGTCTCCTGCAGCGGGACGGGACGCTGCGGCGGCTGCACAGGCTGGCCGACGACGACGCGCACGCCAGCATGTGCGCGTGCGCGGACGCCGTGGCCCTGGTCGCCGGCAGGACGCTGCACGTGATCGAGGCGAGCTGCGGCAGGGAGCTGCAGAAGGTGGCGCTGAAGAGGGAGGGCTGGCTGTGCGCGGGCCGGGCCGGAGGACGAGCCCCACATCTGCTCTCTGAGGCCGGGCTTTTTGCGCTGGTGGACCGGGAGTCCGCAGCCGAGCCGCTGGGGGCCGGTCCGGCGGAGGGCGTCCGTCCGGGAGCCCTCCTGGTGGAGGCCGTGTTCGAGGAGGCCTGCAAGTACTACCAGCAGAGGAGCCTGAGCGGCACGCAGCTCACCGTGGACGCCCTGAAGAGAGGAGGCCGCTTCCAGTCTCCCCTCTCCTTGGCCTCCATCCTCAGGAGCTACCTGGACTCgggctggaggaggagcggcgCCCACAACGGAGAAGACGCGTACATCGCGGGACACGAGAAGCTGATGAGCTCCCTGGAGGGCGAGCTCAGGGCCCTGGTGtccctggaggagctgaaggGGAGCTTGGTGAGGGGGGGCGTCAAGGAGGCGGAGGCGGCGTGCGAGACGCTGGTGGAGAGGGAGGTGGCGAGGCTGCTGTCGTCCTCTGAGCTGGACCGAGACGCCTTGCTCTACCTCAACTCCATCTTCGGCATCTTCCCCGGCCAGGCGTGGAGGGCGGCGCAGGCCGCGCTGCAGCTGCACCCCAACGGCGAGGGCCCCCTGTGCAGCCGGGCCCCCCCGGACGTGTGGAAGGCGGCCCTGAGCCCCTCACCCAGCGCCTTCCCGTTTGCCAACGGCCAGCCGAGGCACGGCGGGGGCCAGAACTGTAAGGCGAAGCCTCCCGGCCTCCCGGAGGTCCTGCCGGTGTTCGAGCTCCTCTGCCGGGCGGTGTTTCACTTCCAGCCCTCCTGGCTGCCGAGGTTCCTGGAGCtctgccagcagcagcagggctcCGCGGCCCTGGGACTGAACctggcctcctcctcctgggGCCTCCCCGGCGGGCGAGGAGCGGAGGGCGGGGAGAACGGCGTGCCGCTCTACAAGCGGGCGCTGTGGGTGCTGTCCAGCCTGGAGCCGGAGCCGGAGCGGCGGCGGGAGCtggaggtggagctgctgctggtgaGCGGGCGGCCCAACGCCGTGCTGCAGGCGCTGAGGACGCTGACGGAGCGCCGCCAGTGGGAGCGCGTCACCCAGGTGGCCCGGCAGTTCTGCAAGCAGAGCCCGCTGCTCAACAAGGAGATCTTCACCGCGCTGCTCTGCGAGGTGGCCCGGCACAGGGAGCTGGACCCCCACCTGGAGCTGCTGTGGGCGCTGTGCCCCGAGGACTTCACCGTCGCCGCCGTCCTCAATCTGGCGCTGAAGGAGGCGCCGCCCGGCTGCGCGCCCTTTGCGGACGCCGGCGGCAGCCAGCTGACCGTGGGCCAGCTGAGGCCGCTGCTGAGCAAGGTGCTGCAGCGGGAGGCCAAGCCCAGCCAGCGCTACGCCGACATCCTCCAGTCCCCCTCCTACCCGCCTCCTGCTCTGCCCCGGCGGCCCGTCCCCGGGCCGGACGCAGCCGCCGTCCGCACAGAGACGCACGGCGAGCAGACGCCGCCTGCTGCAGACTCCGGCGCCGCCGCAGACCCCGGCGGGCGTCGCTTAGACGAACGCTAG